In Drosophila yakuba strain Tai18E2 chromosome 2R, Prin_Dyak_Tai18E2_2.1, whole genome shotgun sequence, a single genomic region encodes these proteins:
- the LOC6531559 gene encoding kinesin-like protein KIF13A isoform X11, whose amino-acid sequence MASDKIKVAVRVRPFNRREIELDTKCIVEMEKQQTILQNPPTLEKIERKQPKTFAFDHCFYSSNPEDENFASQETVFDCVGRGILDNAFQGYNACIFAYGQTGSGKSYTMMGSQESKGIIPRLCDQLFSAIANKSTPELMYKVEVSYMEIYNEKVHDLLDPKPNKQSLKVREHNVMGPYVDGLSQLAVTSYQDIDNLMTEGNKSRTVAATNMNAESSRSHAVFSVVLTQILTDQATGVSGEKVSRMSLVDLAGSERAVKTGAVGDRLKEGSNINKSLTTLGLVISKLADQSNGKKSGNDKFVPYRDSVLTWLLKDNLGGNSRTVMVATISPSADNYEETLSTLRYADRAKRIVNHAVVNEDPNARIIRELRHEVETLRSMLKHATGSPVGDVQDKLAESENLMKQISQTWEEKLVKTERIQNERQQALEKMGISVQASGIKVEKNKYYLVNLNADPSLNELLVYYLKDRTLIGGRSISGQQPDIQLSGLGIQPEHCVITIEDSGLYMEPVQGARCFVNGSAAVEKTPLQNGDRILWGNHHFFRVNSPKSNNTSMCASEPQTPAQLIDYNFARDEIMQNELSNDPIQTAIARLERQHEEDKQVALEKQRQEYERQFQQLRNILSPSTPYAPYAPYDPLRMGKITPNTPTSQMRVEKWAQERDEMFRRSLGQLKTDIMRANSLVQEANFLAEEMEKKTKFSVTLQIPPANLSPNRRRGAFVSEPAILVKRTNSGSQIWTMEKLENKLIDMREMYQEHKERVLNGLPLIEPFSDDEFDDKDEDNAKPQDPFYESQENHNLIGVANIFLEVLFHDVKLDYHTPIISQQGEVAGRLQVEIERIAGQMPQDRMCESVSESSGDSRDEYDDPVDPSSNQITCRVTIKCASGLPLSLSNFVFCQYTFWGHQEMVVPVINAESTAHDQNMVFKFEHTQDFTVTINEEFLEHCIEGALSIEVWGHRSAGFSKTKGWEVEQQQAKARSLVDRWAELSRKIELWVEIHELNDNGEYSPVEVTNRNEVLTGGIYQLRQGQQRRVNVRVKPVQNSGTLPIICQSIVNVAIGSVTVRSRLQRPLDSYQEEDLTVLREKWSEALGRRRQYLDQQIQMLIKKEEKNEQERERELSLVHQWVSLTEERNAVLVPAPGSGIPGAPASWEPPSGMEPHVPVLFLNLNGDDLSAQNTNDELSVAGINSILSKEHGHKFYTLQILQHLDKDVCCVASWDSSMHDSQALNRVTEANERVYLILRTTVRLSHPAPMDLVLRKRLSINIKKGQTLTDRLKKFRLVRGENAIWQSGVTYEVVSNIPKASEELEDRESLAQLAASGDDCSASDGETYIEKYTRGVSAVESILTLDRLRQNVAVKELETAHGQPLSMRKTVSVPNFSQAVKDTTNTGSIMRFDASMESLLNVGRSESFADLNNSALGNKFTPGHSPAGAGGVIRSRHSFGGKGSSDDSPGKAFGIGSISLLSASPATSKLLGMRMTTLHEEPLGGHRSLDEEPEDSYSDSEYAAEYEQERQQNKSMATRSRLTASKTMDSFMDVSSHSNQSYLSYTSSANTNMKHLTGLATLSMSSSTSSGYGSQAVSCNNLSNEDIASMRSMSIDETPDFDRVNSNSPPNRQARVNPFLKDMPKAKIQEQPEPQAKKLQEAFTHPLEQLESRDNAQSDDDECAQLPKNNNNNEDLVKEPNQPAGQTELEEAIPQPESRTEFATDNQNGNRSSDELSHSSEDLLEGDGIVREELPAGKVVRRKKSNTQPPTNGNSINNNNNSTSQAPRINHRASVAKMEGLAAYMDSSIMTSSTEVDEESKDVEVVLPEWIVVGESVLIRPYNTSGVIRFVGTTEFQPGAWIGVELDTPTGKNDGSVKGVQYFQCKPKHGMFVRSDKLMLDKRGKAMRAYKAAEKSNSISKEMSTSMTGSMTRSKSRGDSLNLSARK is encoded by the exons AAATCGAACTGGATACGAAATGTAtcgtggaaatggaaaaacagCAGACTATTCTGCAGAATCCGCCAACACTGGAAAAAATCGAAAG AAAACAACCAAAGACATTTGCATTCGATCACTGCTTTTACTCATCGAACCCCGAGGACGAGAACTTTGCGTCCCAGGAGACTGTATTCGATTGCGTGGGACGTGGAATTCTGGATAATGCATTCCAGGGCTATAATGCGTGCATATTTGCTTACGGCCAGACAG GTTCTGGCAAATCCTACACGATGATGGGCTCCCAGGAGAGCAAGGGCATCATTCCACGTCTGTGTGACCAGCTCTTCTCGGCCATAGCAAACAAATCCACACCAGAGCTTATGTACAAGGTGGAGGTGTCCTACATGGAGATTTATAACGAGAAGGTCCACGATCTGCTCGATCCCAAGCCGAACAAACAGTCGCTCAAGGTTCGCGAGCATAATGTAATGGGCCCGTATGTGGACGGACTGTCGCAGCTGGCTGTGACATCCTATCAGGATATCGACAACCTGATGACCGAGGGCAACAAGTCCCGAACGGTGGCCGCCACCAATATGAACGCCGAGTCGTCGCGCTCCCACGCCGTCTTCTCGGTGGTCCTCACGCAGATACTCACGGATCAGGCGACGGGCGTGAGTGGCGAGAAGGTGTCCCGCATGTCCCTGGTGGATTTGGCTGGCTCCGAGCGGGCTGTGAAAACGGGAGCTGTTGGCGATCGTCTTAAGGAAGGCTCCAACATCAACAA ATCTCTGACCACACTTGGCCTGGTCATCTCCAAGCTGGCCGATCAATCCAATGGCAAGAAGAGCGGTAACGACAAATTCGTTCCCTACCGCGATTCCGTGCTCACCTGGCTCCTAAAAGACAACTTGGGTGGCAACTCCAGGACTGTAATGGTAGCGACAATCTCGCCGTCGGCAGATAACTACGAGGAGACGCTTTCCACGCTGCGTTATGCAGATCGAGCCAAGCGCATTGTTAACCACGCTGTTGTCAACGAAGATCCCAATGCCCGCATCATTCGTGAGCTGCGACACGAGGTGGAGACTCTTAGAAGTATGTTGAAACACGCCACTGGTTCACCGGTGGGCGATGTGCAGGATAAATTGGCGGAGAGCGAGAACCTGATGAAACAGATTTCGCAGACTTGGGAGGAGAAGCTGGTTAAGACAGAACGCATTCAGAACGAACGGCAGCAGGCTCTGGAGAAAATGGGCATTAGTGTACAGGCCAGTGGCATCAAAGTAGAGAAGAACAAGTACTACTTGGTCAATTTAAATGCCGATCCGTCCCTCAACGAGTTGCTGGTCTACTATCTGAAG GATCGCACACTGATTGGCGGACGCAGTATCAGTGGCCAGCAGCCGGATATACAACTTTCCGGTCTCGGAATCCAGCCCGAACACTGTGTGATCACTATCGAGGATAGTGGACTATATATGGAGCCAGTGCAGGGAGCGCGCTGCTTTGTCAACGgatctgctgctgttgaaaaGACACCACTCCAGAACGGCGACCGTATCCTGTGGGGCAACCACCACTTTTTCCGCGTCAACTCGCCGAAGAGTAATAACACTAGTATGTGTGCCTCGGAACCCCAGACGCCGGCGCAACTGATTGATTACAATTTCGCACGCGATGAGATTATGCAGAACGAACTGAGCAACGACCCCATCCAGACGGCCATTGCTCGACTGGAACGTCAGCACGAGGAAGATAAGCAGGTGGCGCTTGAAAAACAACGTCAGGAGTACGAGCGTCAGTTCCAGCAGCTGCGCAATATTCTGTCGCCTAGTACACCATATGCTCCTTACGCTCCTTACGATCCATTGCGCATGGGCAAGATTACTCCAAATACTCCCACCTCGCAGATGCGGGTGGAAAAATGGGCGCAG GAACGAGATGAGATGTTCCGTCGCAGTTTGGGTCAGCTGAAAACGGATATTATGCGTGCGAATTCTCTGGTCCAGGAGGCCAACTTTTTGGCAGAGGAGATGGAGAAGAAGACCAAGTTTTCAGTCACTCTGCAGATTCCGCCAGCCAATTTGAGTCCCAACAGAAGGCGTGGGGCATTTGTCAGCGAACCCGCTATTCTGGTGAAGCGCACAAACTCCGGTAGCCAGATCTGGACGatggaaaagctggaaaacaAGCTGATAGACATGCGCGAGATGTACCAGGAGCACAAGGAGCGCGTTCTAAACGGACTG CCCCTTATAGAGCCATTCTCAGACGACGAGTTCGATGACAAG GACGAGGATAATGCCAAGCCACAGGATCCGTTCTACGAGTCGCAAGAGAACCACAATCTCATTGGTGTGGCCAATATATTCCTGGAGGTTCTGTTTCATGACGTCAAGCTGGACTACCACACGCCGATCATCAGCCAGCAAGGCGAGGTAGCGGGTCGTCTTCAGGTGGAGATCGAACGAATTGCCGGCCAGATGCCACAAGACCGCATGTGCGAGTCCGTCTCAGAATCGTCTGGCGATTCACGGGACGAGTACGATGACCCGGTGGATCCCTCATCCAATCAGATTACCTGCCGTGTGACGATCAAGTGCGCCAGTGGACTGCCATTATCGCTCTCCAACTTTGTCTTTTGCCAGTACACTTTTTGGGGTCACCAAGAGATGGTTGTTCCGGTTATCAATGCTGAATCAACGGCGCACGACCAGAACATGGTGTTTAAGTTCGAACACACCCAGGACTTCACGGTTACCATAAACGAAGAGTTTTTGGAGCATTGCATAGAAGGAGCTCTGTCCATCGAGGTGTGGGGCCATCGGAGTGCCGGCTTCTCCAAGACAAAGGGCTGGGaagtggagcagcagcaagccAAGGCCCGTTCCCTGGTCGATCGCTGGGCGGAGCTGTCGCGGAAGATCGAGCTTTGGGTGGAGATCCACGAGCTTAATGACAACGGCGAATATTCGCCAGTGGAGGTGACCAATCGCAACGAGGTCTTGACCGGTGGCATCTACCAGTTGCGTCAGGGTCAGCAGCGGCGTGTGAATGTACGGGTGAAGCCGGTGCAGAACTCTGGCACCTTGCCCATTATCTGCCAGTCGATTGTGAACGTTGCCATTGGCAGTGTGACAGTTCGATCTCGGCTGCAGCGACCGCTGGATTCTTACCAGGAGGAAGATCTCACCGTGCTGCGCGAGAAGTGGAGCGAAGCACTGGGACGAAGACGTCAATACCTTGACCAACAAATCCAAATGCTTATAAAGAAGGAGGAGAAGAACGAGCAGGAGCGCGAGCGGGAGCTAAGCTTGGTTCATCAGTGGGTCTCGTTGACGGAGGAGCGCAATGCGGTACTGGTGCCAGCTCCTGGCTCAGGCATTCCGGGAGCACCTGCTTCATGGGAGCCGCCGTCCGGAATGGAGCCCCATGTGCCCGTCCTCTTCCTCAACCTTAACGGCGACGATCTGTCGGCACAGAACACCAATGATGAGCTTTCCGTCGCTGGCATCAATTCCATTCTGTCCAAGGAGCATGGACATAAGTTTTACACGCTGCAAATTCTGCAGCACCTGGATAAGGATGTGTGCTGTGTGGCCAGCTGGGACTCTTCGATGCACGACAGTCAGGCCCTGAACCGTGTCACTGAGGCCAACGAGCGAGTCTACCTTATTCTGCGTACCACGGTACGCCTTTCGCATCCAGCGCCCATGGATCTCGTGCTCCGCAAGCGACTGAGCATTAACATCAAGAAGGGACAGACGCTAACTGACCGCCTAAAGAAGTTCCGACTTGTGCGGGGAGAGAACGCCATCTGGCAGAGCGGCGTCACCTATGAGGTGGTCTCTAACATTCCAAAGGCTTCCGAGGAGTTGGAGGACCGCGAGTCCCTTGCGCAGTTGGCTGCCAGCGGAGATGATTGCTCCGCAAGTGATGGCGAAACCTACATAG AGAAATACACGCGCGGTGTTTCGGCGGTGGAGAGCATTCTGACTCTGGATCGACTGCGACAGAATGTGGCGGTCAAGGAGTTGGAAACGGCACATGGTCAGCCGCTCAGCATGCGCAAGACCGTCAGCGTGCCGAACTTCTCACAG GCGGTCAAAGACACCACCAATACCGGGAGT ATTATGCGCTTCGATGCATCGATGGAGTCGCTGCTGAATGTGGGACGATCCGAGTCCTTTGCCGATCTCAATAACAGCGCTTTAGGCAACAAGTTTACCCCAG GTCACAGTCCAGCAGGAGCAGGCGGAGTCATCCGAAGTCGCCACAGCTTTGGAGGCAAAGGAAGCAGCGATGATTCTCCCGGAAAAGCCTTTGGCATTG GCTCAATATCTCTGCTGTCAG CTTCGCCAGCTACTAGTAAGCTGCTGGGCATGCGCATGACCACGTTGCACGAGGAGCCACTGGGCGGACACAGATCTCTCGACGAAGAGCCTGAGGACAGCTACAGCGACTCGGAGTACGCTGCCGAGTACGAGCAGGAGcggcagcaaaacaaaagcatggCCACGCGATCCCGCCTCACGGCTTCCAAGACCATGGACTCATTCATGGACGTCAGCAGCCATTCGAACCAGAGCTACTTGAGTTACACGTCCAGTGCCAACACTAACATGAAGCATCTGACCGGCTTGGCGACGCTGAGCATGAGCTCATCCACCAGCAGCGGCTATGGCTCCCAGGCTGTCTCCTGCAACAATCTGAGCAACGAGGATATTGCTTCAATGCGTTCCATGAGCATTGATGAGACTCCAG ATTTCGATCGAGTCAACTCGAATTCGCCACCAAACCGGCAGGCACGAGTTAACCCCTTCCTCAAGGACATGCCCAAAGCTAAAATACAAGAGCAACCAGAGCCGCAGGCCAAGAAGCTGCAGGAAGCATTCACGCATCCGTTGGAGCAGCTGGAGTCCAGGGACAACGCACAAAGCGACGATGATGAATGCGCGCAACTGCCAaagaataacaacaacaacgaggaCTTGGTAAAGGAGCCGAATCAACCTGCAGGCCAAACGGAGCTGGAAGAAGCTATACCGCAGCCTGAATCACGAACGGAGTTTGCCACAGACAATCAGAACGGCAACAGGTCCTCCGACGAGTTAAGCCACAGTTCCGAGGATCTGCTCGAAGGCGATGGCATCGTCCGGGAAGAGTTGCCCGCCGGAAAGGTGGTGCGGCGCAAGAAGTCCAACACCCAGCCCCCGACCAATGGCAACAgcataaataacaacaacaatagcacAAGCCAGGCACCACGCATCAATCATCGGGCATCGGTGGCCAAAATGGAGGGTCTGGCCGCATACATGGACTCTAGCATTATGACCAGCAGCACTGAAGTTGATG AGGAAAGTAAGGATGTGGAAGTGGTTCTGCCCGAGTGGATTGTGGTGGGCGAGTCAGTGTTAATCCGACCCTATAACACCAGCGGCGTCATCCGCTTTGTGGGGACCACGGAATTCCAACCCGGTGCTTGGATTGGCGTTGAATTGGACACACCGACGGGCAAAAACGACGGCAGCGTGAAGGGCGTTCAGTATTTCCAGTGCAAGCCCAAGCACGGCATGTTTGTGCGCTCCGATAAGTTGATGCTGGACAAGCGTGGCAAGGCGATGCGAGCCTACAAGGCCGCCGAGaagagcaacagcatcagcaaaG agATGAGTACCTCGATGACTGGTTCGATGACACGCTCCAAGAGCCGCGGCGATTCGCTAAACCTTTCGGCGCGTAAATGA